The bacterium genome includes a region encoding these proteins:
- a CDS encoding alpha/beta fold hydrolase: MTTSTSSFISDADRTPIVTYTWADVDGPPTGVVQIAHGLAEHGERYDRFARALNAAGFVVHAVDHRGHGRTANGRLGDFGAAGFGGLIADVAQFGAALRAQHGGLPVFLFAHSMGSFAAQAALLDHSRTWSGVVLSGSTALDAFGAAMANAPADAPAGLEAFNAGFEHRTGYEWLSRDPAEVDAYVANPWCGWDVPADVIPALFEPAPRVADPALLAGIRRDLPVLIASGDADPLAGGGALIQLLGQRYREAGLADVTVKLYPGARHEILNESNRDEVTADIVAWLRAHAA; encoded by the coding sequence ATGACCACCTCGACCTCCTCCTTCATCTCCGACGCCGACCGCACCCCGATCGTGACCTACACCTGGGCCGACGTGGACGGCCCGCCCACCGGCGTGGTGCAGATCGCCCACGGGCTGGCCGAACACGGTGAGCGCTACGACCGCTTTGCCCGGGCGCTCAACGCGGCCGGCTTCGTGGTCCACGCGGTGGACCACCGCGGCCATGGGCGCACCGCCAACGGGCGGCTGGGCGACTTCGGCGCCGCCGGGTTCGGCGGCCTGATCGCCGATGTCGCCCAGTTCGGCGCCGCGCTGCGCGCGCAACACGGTGGCCTGCCGGTGTTTCTGTTCGCGCATTCGATGGGGTCGTTTGCCGCGCAGGCGGCCCTGCTCGACCACTCGCGGACCTGGTCGGGTGTGGTGCTGTCCGGCTCGACCGCGCTGGACGCGTTCGGCGCGGCCATGGCCAACGCGCCCGCGGACGCACCCGCCGGGCTCGAAGCGTTCAACGCGGGCTTCGAGCACCGCACGGGCTACGAGTGGCTGTCGCGCGACCCCGCCGAGGTGGACGCCTACGTGGCAAACCCCTGGTGTGGCTGGGACGTGCCGGCCGATGTGATCCCCGCCTTGTTCGAGCCCGCGCCCCGGGTGGCCGACCCGGCGCTGCTGGCCGGCATCCGCCGCGACCTGCCGGTGCTGATCGCCTCCGGCGACGCCGACCCGCTGGCCGGCGGCGGCGCGCTGATCCAGCTGCTGGGCCAGCGCTACCGCGAGGCGGGCCTGGCCGACGTGACGGTGAAGCTGTACCCCGGCGCCCGCCACGAGATCCTGAACGAGAGCAACCGCGACGAGGTGACCGCCGACATCGTGGCCTGGCTGCGCGCTCACGCGGCGTAG